AATCAAATAGTATGCTTGAGCAGGTTTGGAATAATACCAATTCTGAACTTTCGCAACCATCTTTCGATAAGCAAAGGCTGTTCCAAAAAATTAGTAATCAGATTGATAACAATAATGTACCAGCTATTCGATGGTACCAAAAGCCATCCTTTAGGGTTGCTGCCTCAATTGCTGTGCTAGTTACAATATCTCTTTCAGCAATTTACTTCGTTTGGAACAATAGAAATTTTGCTGAGAAACAAATGTTAACTGTTTTTAGCGGAAGCAATTTGATGCAGCAAGTTGTTCTTCCCGATGGATCGAAAGTGGTGATTAATAAGCAAACAACCATCAAGTACCCCAAAGTATTTAAGGGGAAAGTTCGACGTGTGGAACTTTCAGGCGAAGCCATTTTTGAGGTAACCCATAATCCAAATCAAGCTTTTATTGTGGCTGCCAACAATGTTGAAGTTGAGGTTTTGGGTACAGTTTTTAACGTTATGGCTTACCCTACCGATGGAATGGTTACTGCAACCTTAATTTCCGGTAAGGTTAAATTGAAATACATTGACCCAAGTACAAAGA
This region of Tenuifilum sp. 4138str genomic DNA includes:
- a CDS encoding FecR family protein, which produces MMLGIASEKEKQEIYNSHESNSMLEQVWNNTNSELSQPSFDKQRLFQKISNQIDNNNVPAIRWYQKPSFRVAASIAVLVTISLSAIYFVWNNRNFAEKQMLTVFSGSNLMQQVVLPDGSKVVINKQTTIKYPKVFKGKVRRVELSGEAIFEVTHNPNQAFIVAANNVEVEVLGTVFNVMAYPTDGMVTATLISGKVKLKYIDPSTKKEQSITIAPNHSATYYFNQNRFEVSMVDVSKVTAWEQGKLIFSDEPIESVVNKLNRWYGVEISLSNDLKGKYRLTMIVDNETIDEVLLIISKTIPIGYSKSDKQVSIYPKQ